A window of Equus przewalskii isolate Varuska chromosome 16, EquPr2, whole genome shotgun sequence contains these coding sequences:
- the SUPT20H gene encoding transcription factor SPT20 homolog isoform X36: MQETLSCLVVNLYPGNEGYSLMLRGKNGSDSETIRLPYEEGELLEYLDAEELPPILVDLLEKSQVNIFHCGCVIAEIRDYRQSSNMKSPGYQSRHILLRPTMQTLICDVHSITSDNHKWTQEDKLLLESQLILATAEPLCLDPSIAVTCTANRLLYNKQKMNTRPMKRCFKRYSRSSLNRQQDLSHCPPPPQLKLLDFLQKRKERKAGQHYDLKISKAGNCVDMWKQSPCNLAIPSEVDVEKYAKVEKSIKSDDSQPTVWPAHDVKDDYVFECEAGNQYQKTKLTILQSLGDPLYYGRIQPCKEDEESDSQMSPSHSSTDDHSNWFIIGSKTDAERVVNQYQELVQNEAKCPVKMSHSSSGSASLSQLSPGKDTEQPETVSVQSSVLGKGVKHRPPPIKLPSSSGNSSSGNYFTPQQTSSFLKSPTPPPASKPPSLSRKSSVDLNQVSMLSPAALSPASSSQRTTATQVMANSAGLNFINVVGSVCGAQALMSGSNPMLGCNTGAITPAGINLSGLLPSGSLLPNALPGAMQATSQAGVPFGLKNTSSLRPLNLLQLPGGSLIFNTLQQQQQQLSQFTPQQPQQPTTSSPQQPGEQGSEQGSTSQEQALSAQHAAVINLAGVGSFMQSQAAAVAILAASNGYGSSSSTNSSATSSSAYRQPVKK; this comes from the exons ATGCAGGAGACATTGTCGTGTTTAGTGGTCAACCTATACCCAGGAAATGAGGGATATTCTCTGATGCTCAGGGGAAAAAATGGATCAG attctgAGACCATTCGACTGCCTTATGAAGAAGGGGAATTACTTGAATATTTGGATGCAGAAGAATTACCTCCTATTTTGGTTGATCTCCTAGAAAAATCTCAG gttaatatttttcattgtggatGTGTCATAGCAGAAATACGTGACTACAGGCAGTCCAGTAATATGAAATCTCCTGGTTACCAAAGTAGGCACATTCTCTTACGTCCAACAATGCAG acTTTAATCTGTGATGTACATTCAATTACAAGTGATAACCACAAATGGACCCAG GAAGACAAACTTTTGCTTGAGAGCCAACTGATCCTTGCTACAGCTGAACCACTATGTCTTGACCCTTCTATCGCCGTAACCTGCACTGCAAACAGACTGCTCTATAACAAGCAAAAGATGAACACACGCCCAATGAAACG GTGTTTCAAGAGGTATTCTAGGTCCTCTCTCAATCGGCAGCAGGATCTGTCTCACTGTCCACCTCCTCCTCAGCTAAAATTACTTGATTtcttacaaaaaagaaaggaaagaaaagcaggtcAGCATTATGACCTCAAAATTTCTAAAGCAGGAAAT tgTGTAGATATGTGGAAGCAGAGTCCCTGTAACTTGGCCATACCTTCAGAAGTGGAT GTGGAGAAATATGCTAAAGTGGAGAAGTCTATCAAATCTGATGACTCACAACCAACAGTCTGGCCAGCCCAT GATGTAAAAGATGATTATGTATTTGAATGTGAAGCTGGTAATCAGTATCAGAAAACAAAGCTGACCATTTTACAGTCACTTGGTGATCCACTTTACTATGGTAGAATACAGCCATgtaaagaagatgaagaaagtgaCAGCCAGATGTCTCCATCCCA cTCCTCCACAGATGATCATTCAAattg gTTCATTATTGGATCAAAGACTGATGCTGAGag GGTAGTCAATCAGTACCAGGAATTGGTTCAGAATGAAGCCAAATGTCCAGTCAAGATGTCACACAGCTCCAGTGGCTCAGCCAGCTTGAGTCAGCTTTCTCCAGGGAAAGACACAGAA CAGCCTGAGACTGTGTCAGTTCAGTCTTCAGTATTGGGGAAGGGAGTAAAACATCGACCTCCACCCATCAAACTTCCCTCAAGCTCAGGAAATAGTTCCTCAG GTAACTATTTTACGCCACAACAGACTAGCAGCTTTCTTAAATCTCCaactcctcctcctgcttctaaGCCACCAAGCCTTTCTCGGAAGTCATCTGTGGATCTCAATCAAGTTAGCATGCTTTCTCCAGCTGCCCTGTCACCTGCCAGCTCATCACAAA GAACCACGGCCACCCAGGTCATGGCAAACTCTGCTGGACTTAACTTCATCAATGTAGTGGGCTCTGTTTG TGGAGCTCAGGCTTTGATGAGTGGTTCAAACCCTATGCTGGGCTGTAACACTGGTGCCATAACTCCTGCAGGAATAAACCTGAGTGGCCTTCTACCCTCAGGAAGTCTGCTACCAAATGCATTGCCCGGTGCAATGCAGGCAACTTCTCAAGCAG GTGTTCCATTTGGCTTAAAAAATACTTCAAGTCTCAGGCCCCTAAATCTGCTTCAG CTTCCAGGTGGTTCACTCATTTTTAACActctgcagcagcagcaacagcagctctCTCAGTTTACACCACAACAACCTCAGCAACCCACAACTTCTAGTCCTCAACAGCCAGGGGAGCAG ggTTCTGAACAAGGTTCAACCAGCCAAGAACAGGCCTTATCTGCTCAGCACGCTGCTGTTATTAACCTTGCTGGAGTAGGAAGTTTTATGCAGTCACAGGCAGCTG CAGTTGCGATTCTTGCAGCATCAAATGGCtatggcagcagcagcagcacaaaCAGCTCAGCTACATCGTCATCGGCATACAGGCAGCCagtcaaaaagtaa
- the SUPT20H gene encoding transcription factor SPT20 homolog isoform X31, whose protein sequence is MQQALELALDRAEYVIESARQRPPKRKYLSSGRKSVFQKLYDLYIEECEKEPEVKQKLRRNVNLLEKLVMQETLSCLVVNLYPGNEGYSLMLRGKNGSDSETIRLPYEEGELLEYLDAEELPPILVDLLEKSQVNIFHCGCVIAEIRDYRQSSNMKSPGYQSRHILLRPTMQTLICDVHSITSDNHKWTQEDKLLLESQLILATAEPLCLDPSIAVTCTANRLLYNKQKMNTRPMKRCFKRYSRSSLNRQQDLSHCPPPPQLKLLDFLQKRKERKAGQHYDLKISKAGNCVDMWKQSPCNLAIPSEVDVEKYAKVEKSIKSDDSQPTVWPAHDVKDDYVFECEAGNQYQKTKLTILQSLGDPLYYGRIQPCKEDEESDSQMSPSQFIIGSKTDAERVVNQYQELVQNEAKCPVKMSHSSSGSASLSQLSPGKDTEQPETVSVQSSVLGKGVKHRPPPIKLPSSSGNSSSGNYFTPQQTSSFLKSPTPPPASKPPSLSRKSSVDLNQVSMLSPAALSPASSSQRTTATQVMANSAGLNFINVVGSVCGAQALMSGSNPMLGCNTGAITPAGINLSGLLPSGSLLPNALPGAMQATSQAGVPFGLKNTSSLRPLNLLQLPGGSLIFNTLQQQQQQLSQFTPQQPQQPTTSSPQQPGEQGSEQGSTSQEQALSAQHAAVINLAGVGSFMQSQAAAVAILAASNGYGSSSSTNSSATSSSAYRQPVKK, encoded by the exons ATG cAACAAGCTTTGGAACTAGCTTTGGATCGTGCAGAG tacgTCATTGAAAGTGCCCGACAGAGACCTCCTAAAAGGAAATACCTGTCTAGTGGAAG aaaatctgtATTTCAAAAACTTTATGACTTATATATTGAAGAATGTGAAAAAGAGCCTGAGGTTAAG cagaaattaagaagaaatgtgAACTTGTTGGAGAAGCTTGTTATGCAGGAGACATTGTCGTGTTTAGTGGTCAACCTATACCCAGGAAATGAGGGATATTCTCTGATGCTCAGGGGAAAAAATGGATCAG attctgAGACCATTCGACTGCCTTATGAAGAAGGGGAATTACTTGAATATTTGGATGCAGAAGAATTACCTCCTATTTTGGTTGATCTCCTAGAAAAATCTCAG gttaatatttttcattgtggatGTGTCATAGCAGAAATACGTGACTACAGGCAGTCCAGTAATATGAAATCTCCTGGTTACCAAAGTAGGCACATTCTCTTACGTCCAACAATGCAG acTTTAATCTGTGATGTACATTCAATTACAAGTGATAACCACAAATGGACCCAG GAAGACAAACTTTTGCTTGAGAGCCAACTGATCCTTGCTACAGCTGAACCACTATGTCTTGACCCTTCTATCGCCGTAACCTGCACTGCAAACAGACTGCTCTATAACAAGCAAAAGATGAACACACGCCCAATGAAACG GTGTTTCAAGAGGTATTCTAGGTCCTCTCTCAATCGGCAGCAGGATCTGTCTCACTGTCCACCTCCTCCTCAGCTAAAATTACTTGATTtcttacaaaaaagaaaggaaagaaaagcaggtcAGCATTATGACCTCAAAATTTCTAAAGCAGGAAAT tgTGTAGATATGTGGAAGCAGAGTCCCTGTAACTTGGCCATACCTTCAGAAGTGGAT GTGGAGAAATATGCTAAAGTGGAGAAGTCTATCAAATCTGATGACTCACAACCAACAGTCTGGCCAGCCCAT GATGTAAAAGATGATTATGTATTTGAATGTGAAGCTGGTAATCAGTATCAGAAAACAAAGCTGACCATTTTACAGTCACTTGGTGATCCACTTTACTATGGTAGAATACAGCCATgtaaagaagatgaagaaagtgaCAGCCAGATGTCTCCATCCCA gTTCATTATTGGATCAAAGACTGATGCTGAGag GGTAGTCAATCAGTACCAGGAATTGGTTCAGAATGAAGCCAAATGTCCAGTCAAGATGTCACACAGCTCCAGTGGCTCAGCCAGCTTGAGTCAGCTTTCTCCAGGGAAAGACACAGAA CAGCCTGAGACTGTGTCAGTTCAGTCTTCAGTATTGGGGAAGGGAGTAAAACATCGACCTCCACCCATCAAACTTCCCTCAAGCTCAGGAAATAGTTCCTCAG GTAACTATTTTACGCCACAACAGACTAGCAGCTTTCTTAAATCTCCaactcctcctcctgcttctaaGCCACCAAGCCTTTCTCGGAAGTCATCTGTGGATCTCAATCAAGTTAGCATGCTTTCTCCAGCTGCCCTGTCACCTGCCAGCTCATCACAAA GAACCACGGCCACCCAGGTCATGGCAAACTCTGCTGGACTTAACTTCATCAATGTAGTGGGCTCTGTTTG TGGAGCTCAGGCTTTGATGAGTGGTTCAAACCCTATGCTGGGCTGTAACACTGGTGCCATAACTCCTGCAGGAATAAACCTGAGTGGCCTTCTACCCTCAGGAAGTCTGCTACCAAATGCATTGCCCGGTGCAATGCAGGCAACTTCTCAAGCAG GTGTTCCATTTGGCTTAAAAAATACTTCAAGTCTCAGGCCCCTAAATCTGCTTCAG CTTCCAGGTGGTTCACTCATTTTTAACActctgcagcagcagcaacagcagctctCTCAGTTTACACCACAACAACCTCAGCAACCCACAACTTCTAGTCCTCAACAGCCAGGGGAGCAG ggTTCTGAACAAGGTTCAACCAGCCAAGAACAGGCCTTATCTGCTCAGCACGCTGCTGTTATTAACCTTGCTGGAGTAGGAAGTTTTATGCAGTCACAGGCAGCTG CAGTTGCGATTCTTGCAGCATCAAATGGCtatggcagcagcagcagcacaaaCAGCTCAGCTACATCGTCATCGGCATACAGGCAGCCagtcaaaaagtaa
- the SUPT20H gene encoding transcription factor SPT20 homolog isoform X38 — translation MQETLSCLVVNLYPGNEGYSLMLRGKNGSDSETIRLPYEEGELLEYLDAEELPPILVDLLEKSQVNIFHCGCVIAEIRDYRQSSNMKSPGYQSRHILLRPTMQTLICDVHSITSDNHKWTQEDKLLLESQLILATAEPLCLDPSIAVTCTANRLLYNKQKMNTRPMKRCFKRYSRSSLNRQQDLSHCPPPPQLKLLDFLQKRKERKAGQHYDLKISKAGNCVDMWKQSPCNLAIPSEVDVEKYAKVEKSIKSDDSQPTVWPAHDVKDDYVFECEAGNQYQKTKLTILQSLGDPLYYGRIQPCKEDEESDSQMSPSQFIIGSKTDAERVVNQYQELVQNEAKCPVKMSHSSSGSASLSQLSPGKDTEPETVSVQSSVLGKGVKHRPPPIKLPSSSGNSSSGNYFTPQQTSSFLKSPTPPPASKPPSLSRKSSVDLNQVSMLSPAALSPASSSQRTTATQVMANSAGLNFINVVGSVCGAQALMSGSNPMLGCNTGAITPAGINLSGLLPSGSLLPNALPGAMQATSQAGVPFGLKNTSSLRPLNLLQLPGGSLIFNTLQQQQQQLSQFTPQQPQQPTTSSPQQPGEQGSEQGSTSQEQALSAQHAAVINLAGVGSFMQSQAAAVAILAASNGYGSSSSTNSSATSSSAYRQPVKK, via the exons ATGCAGGAGACATTGTCGTGTTTAGTGGTCAACCTATACCCAGGAAATGAGGGATATTCTCTGATGCTCAGGGGAAAAAATGGATCAG attctgAGACCATTCGACTGCCTTATGAAGAAGGGGAATTACTTGAATATTTGGATGCAGAAGAATTACCTCCTATTTTGGTTGATCTCCTAGAAAAATCTCAG gttaatatttttcattgtggatGTGTCATAGCAGAAATACGTGACTACAGGCAGTCCAGTAATATGAAATCTCCTGGTTACCAAAGTAGGCACATTCTCTTACGTCCAACAATGCAG acTTTAATCTGTGATGTACATTCAATTACAAGTGATAACCACAAATGGACCCAG GAAGACAAACTTTTGCTTGAGAGCCAACTGATCCTTGCTACAGCTGAACCACTATGTCTTGACCCTTCTATCGCCGTAACCTGCACTGCAAACAGACTGCTCTATAACAAGCAAAAGATGAACACACGCCCAATGAAACG GTGTTTCAAGAGGTATTCTAGGTCCTCTCTCAATCGGCAGCAGGATCTGTCTCACTGTCCACCTCCTCCTCAGCTAAAATTACTTGATTtcttacaaaaaagaaaggaaagaaaagcaggtcAGCATTATGACCTCAAAATTTCTAAAGCAGGAAAT tgTGTAGATATGTGGAAGCAGAGTCCCTGTAACTTGGCCATACCTTCAGAAGTGGAT GTGGAGAAATATGCTAAAGTGGAGAAGTCTATCAAATCTGATGACTCACAACCAACAGTCTGGCCAGCCCAT GATGTAAAAGATGATTATGTATTTGAATGTGAAGCTGGTAATCAGTATCAGAAAACAAAGCTGACCATTTTACAGTCACTTGGTGATCCACTTTACTATGGTAGAATACAGCCATgtaaagaagatgaagaaagtgaCAGCCAGATGTCTCCATCCCA gTTCATTATTGGATCAAAGACTGATGCTGAGag GGTAGTCAATCAGTACCAGGAATTGGTTCAGAATGAAGCCAAATGTCCAGTCAAGATGTCACACAGCTCCAGTGGCTCAGCCAGCTTGAGTCAGCTTTCTCCAGGGAAAGACACAGAA CCTGAGACTGTGTCAGTTCAGTCTTCAGTATTGGGGAAGGGAGTAAAACATCGACCTCCACCCATCAAACTTCCCTCAAGCTCAGGAAATAGTTCCTCAG GTAACTATTTTACGCCACAACAGACTAGCAGCTTTCTTAAATCTCCaactcctcctcctgcttctaaGCCACCAAGCCTTTCTCGGAAGTCATCTGTGGATCTCAATCAAGTTAGCATGCTTTCTCCAGCTGCCCTGTCACCTGCCAGCTCATCACAAA GAACCACGGCCACCCAGGTCATGGCAAACTCTGCTGGACTTAACTTCATCAATGTAGTGGGCTCTGTTTG TGGAGCTCAGGCTTTGATGAGTGGTTCAAACCCTATGCTGGGCTGTAACACTGGTGCCATAACTCCTGCAGGAATAAACCTGAGTGGCCTTCTACCCTCAGGAAGTCTGCTACCAAATGCATTGCCCGGTGCAATGCAGGCAACTTCTCAAGCAG GTGTTCCATTTGGCTTAAAAAATACTTCAAGTCTCAGGCCCCTAAATCTGCTTCAG CTTCCAGGTGGTTCACTCATTTTTAACActctgcagcagcagcaacagcagctctCTCAGTTTACACCACAACAACCTCAGCAACCCACAACTTCTAGTCCTCAACAGCCAGGGGAGCAG ggTTCTGAACAAGGTTCAACCAGCCAAGAACAGGCCTTATCTGCTCAGCACGCTGCTGTTATTAACCTTGCTGGAGTAGGAAGTTTTATGCAGTCACAGGCAGCTG CAGTTGCGATTCTTGCAGCATCAAATGGCtatggcagcagcagcagcacaaaCAGCTCAGCTACATCGTCATCGGCATACAGGCAGCCagtcaaaaagtaa
- the SUPT20H gene encoding transcription factor SPT20 homolog isoform X26, with amino-acid sequence MQETLSCLVVNLYPGNEGYSLMLRGKNGSDSETIRLPYEEGELLEYLDAEELPPILVDLLEKSQVNIFHCGCVIAEIRDYRQSSNMKSPGYQSRHILLRPTMQTLICDVHSITSDNHKWTQEDKLLLESQLILATAEPLCLDPSIAVTCTANRLLYNKQKMNTRPMKRCFKRYSRSSLNRQQDLSHCPPPPQLKLLDFLQKRKERKAGQHYDLKISKAGNCVDMWKQSPCNLAIPSEVDVEKYAKVEKSIKSDDSQPTVWPAHDVKDDYVFECEAGNQYQKTKLTILQSLGDPLYYGRIQPCKEDEESDSQMSPSHSSTDDHSNWFIIGSKTDAERVVNQYQELVQNEAKCPVKMSHSSSGSASLSQLSPGKDTEQPETVSVQSSVLGKGVKHRPPPIKLPSSSGNSSSGNYFTPQQTSSFLKSPTPPPASKPPSLSRKSSVDLNQVSMLSPAALSPASSSQRSGTPKPSTPTPTPSSTPHPPDAQSSTPITPSATPTPQDSGFTPQPTLLTQFAQQQRSLSQAMPVTTIPLSTMVTSITTGTTATQVMANSAGLNFINVVGSVCGAQALMSGSNPMLGCNTGAITPAGINLSGLLPSGSLLPNALPGAMQATSQAGVPFGLKNTSSLRPLNLLQLPGGSLIFNTLQQQQQQLSQFTPQQPQQPTTSSPQQPGEQGSEQGSTSQEQALSAQHAAVINLAGVGSFMQSQAAAVAILAASNGYGSSSSTNSSATSSSAYRQPVKK; translated from the exons ATGCAGGAGACATTGTCGTGTTTAGTGGTCAACCTATACCCAGGAAATGAGGGATATTCTCTGATGCTCAGGGGAAAAAATGGATCAG attctgAGACCATTCGACTGCCTTATGAAGAAGGGGAATTACTTGAATATTTGGATGCAGAAGAATTACCTCCTATTTTGGTTGATCTCCTAGAAAAATCTCAG gttaatatttttcattgtggatGTGTCATAGCAGAAATACGTGACTACAGGCAGTCCAGTAATATGAAATCTCCTGGTTACCAAAGTAGGCACATTCTCTTACGTCCAACAATGCAG acTTTAATCTGTGATGTACATTCAATTACAAGTGATAACCACAAATGGACCCAG GAAGACAAACTTTTGCTTGAGAGCCAACTGATCCTTGCTACAGCTGAACCACTATGTCTTGACCCTTCTATCGCCGTAACCTGCACTGCAAACAGACTGCTCTATAACAAGCAAAAGATGAACACACGCCCAATGAAACG GTGTTTCAAGAGGTATTCTAGGTCCTCTCTCAATCGGCAGCAGGATCTGTCTCACTGTCCACCTCCTCCTCAGCTAAAATTACTTGATTtcttacaaaaaagaaaggaaagaaaagcaggtcAGCATTATGACCTCAAAATTTCTAAAGCAGGAAAT tgTGTAGATATGTGGAAGCAGAGTCCCTGTAACTTGGCCATACCTTCAGAAGTGGAT GTGGAGAAATATGCTAAAGTGGAGAAGTCTATCAAATCTGATGACTCACAACCAACAGTCTGGCCAGCCCAT GATGTAAAAGATGATTATGTATTTGAATGTGAAGCTGGTAATCAGTATCAGAAAACAAAGCTGACCATTTTACAGTCACTTGGTGATCCACTTTACTATGGTAGAATACAGCCATgtaaagaagatgaagaaagtgaCAGCCAGATGTCTCCATCCCA cTCCTCCACAGATGATCATTCAAattg gTTCATTATTGGATCAAAGACTGATGCTGAGag GGTAGTCAATCAGTACCAGGAATTGGTTCAGAATGAAGCCAAATGTCCAGTCAAGATGTCACACAGCTCCAGTGGCTCAGCCAGCTTGAGTCAGCTTTCTCCAGGGAAAGACACAGAA CAGCCTGAGACTGTGTCAGTTCAGTCTTCAGTATTGGGGAAGGGAGTAAAACATCGACCTCCACCCATCAAACTTCCCTCAAGCTCAGGAAATAGTTCCTCAG GTAACTATTTTACGCCACAACAGACTAGCAGCTTTCTTAAATCTCCaactcctcctcctgcttctaaGCCACCAAGCCTTTCTCGGAAGTCATCTGTGGATCTCAATCAAGTTAGCATGCTTTCTCCAGCTGCCCTGTCACCTGCCAGCTCATCACAAA GATCTGGAACTCCTAAGCCATCTACTCCTACACCAACCCCTTCATCGACCCCACACCCTCCTGATGCTCAGAGCTCAACTCCTATTACCCCTTCAGCCACCCCTACTCCCCAAGATTCAGGCTTCACCCCTCAGCCCACTTTGTTAACTCAGTTTGCTCAGCAGCAAAGGTCTCTGAGCCAGGCAATGCCTGTAACGACCATTCCTCTTTCCACCATGGTAACATCTATAACTACAGGAACCACGGCCACCCAGGTCATGGCAAACTCTGCTGGACTTAACTTCATCAATGTAGTGGGCTCTGTTTG TGGAGCTCAGGCTTTGATGAGTGGTTCAAACCCTATGCTGGGCTGTAACACTGGTGCCATAACTCCTGCAGGAATAAACCTGAGTGGCCTTCTACCCTCAGGAAGTCTGCTACCAAATGCATTGCCCGGTGCAATGCAGGCAACTTCTCAAGCAG GTGTTCCATTTGGCTTAAAAAATACTTCAAGTCTCAGGCCCCTAAATCTGCTTCAG CTTCCAGGTGGTTCACTCATTTTTAACActctgcagcagcagcaacagcagctctCTCAGTTTACACCACAACAACCTCAGCAACCCACAACTTCTAGTCCTCAACAGCCAGGGGAGCAG ggTTCTGAACAAGGTTCAACCAGCCAAGAACAGGCCTTATCTGCTCAGCACGCTGCTGTTATTAACCTTGCTGGAGTAGGAAGTTTTATGCAGTCACAGGCAGCTG CAGTTGCGATTCTTGCAGCATCAAATGGCtatggcagcagcagcagcacaaaCAGCTCAGCTACATCGTCATCGGCATACAGGCAGCCagtcaaaaagtaa
- the SUPT20H gene encoding transcription factor SPT20 homolog isoform X37 — MQETLSCLVVNLYPGNEGYSLMLRGKNGSDSETIRLPYEEGELLEYLDAEELPPILVDLLEKSQVNIFHCGCVIAEIRDYRQSSNMKSPGYQSRHILLRPTMQTLICDVHSITSDNHKWTQEDKLLLESQLILATAEPLCLDPSIAVTCTANRLLYNKQKMNTRPMKRCFKRYSRSSLNRQQDLSHCPPPPQLKLLDFLQKRKERKAGQHYDLKISKAGNCVDMWKQSPCNLAIPSEVDVEKYAKVEKSIKSDDSQPTVWPAHDVKDDYVFECEAGNQYQKTKLTILQSLGDPLYYGRIQPCKEDEESDSQMSPSQFIIGSKTDAERVVNQYQELVQNEAKCPVKMSHSSSGSASLSQLSPGKDTEQPETVSVQSSVLGKGVKHRPPPIKLPSSSGNSSSGNYFTPQQTSSFLKSPTPPPASKPPSLSRKSSVDLNQVSMLSPAALSPASSSQRTTATQVMANSAGLNFINVVGSVCGAQALMSGSNPMLGCNTGAITPAGINLSGLLPSGSLLPNALPGAMQATSQAGVPFGLKNTSSLRPLNLLQLPGGSLIFNTLQQQQQQLSQFTPQQPQQPTTSSPQQPGEQGSEQGSTSQEQALSAQHAAVINLAGVGSFMQSQAAAVAILAASNGYGSSSSTNSSATSSSAYRQPVKK, encoded by the exons ATGCAGGAGACATTGTCGTGTTTAGTGGTCAACCTATACCCAGGAAATGAGGGATATTCTCTGATGCTCAGGGGAAAAAATGGATCAG attctgAGACCATTCGACTGCCTTATGAAGAAGGGGAATTACTTGAATATTTGGATGCAGAAGAATTACCTCCTATTTTGGTTGATCTCCTAGAAAAATCTCAG gttaatatttttcattgtggatGTGTCATAGCAGAAATACGTGACTACAGGCAGTCCAGTAATATGAAATCTCCTGGTTACCAAAGTAGGCACATTCTCTTACGTCCAACAATGCAG acTTTAATCTGTGATGTACATTCAATTACAAGTGATAACCACAAATGGACCCAG GAAGACAAACTTTTGCTTGAGAGCCAACTGATCCTTGCTACAGCTGAACCACTATGTCTTGACCCTTCTATCGCCGTAACCTGCACTGCAAACAGACTGCTCTATAACAAGCAAAAGATGAACACACGCCCAATGAAACG GTGTTTCAAGAGGTATTCTAGGTCCTCTCTCAATCGGCAGCAGGATCTGTCTCACTGTCCACCTCCTCCTCAGCTAAAATTACTTGATTtcttacaaaaaagaaaggaaagaaaagcaggtcAGCATTATGACCTCAAAATTTCTAAAGCAGGAAAT tgTGTAGATATGTGGAAGCAGAGTCCCTGTAACTTGGCCATACCTTCAGAAGTGGAT GTGGAGAAATATGCTAAAGTGGAGAAGTCTATCAAATCTGATGACTCACAACCAACAGTCTGGCCAGCCCAT GATGTAAAAGATGATTATGTATTTGAATGTGAAGCTGGTAATCAGTATCAGAAAACAAAGCTGACCATTTTACAGTCACTTGGTGATCCACTTTACTATGGTAGAATACAGCCATgtaaagaagatgaagaaagtgaCAGCCAGATGTCTCCATCCCA gTTCATTATTGGATCAAAGACTGATGCTGAGag GGTAGTCAATCAGTACCAGGAATTGGTTCAGAATGAAGCCAAATGTCCAGTCAAGATGTCACACAGCTCCAGTGGCTCAGCCAGCTTGAGTCAGCTTTCTCCAGGGAAAGACACAGAA CAGCCTGAGACTGTGTCAGTTCAGTCTTCAGTATTGGGGAAGGGAGTAAAACATCGACCTCCACCCATCAAACTTCCCTCAAGCTCAGGAAATAGTTCCTCAG GTAACTATTTTACGCCACAACAGACTAGCAGCTTTCTTAAATCTCCaactcctcctcctgcttctaaGCCACCAAGCCTTTCTCGGAAGTCATCTGTGGATCTCAATCAAGTTAGCATGCTTTCTCCAGCTGCCCTGTCACCTGCCAGCTCATCACAAA GAACCACGGCCACCCAGGTCATGGCAAACTCTGCTGGACTTAACTTCATCAATGTAGTGGGCTCTGTTTG TGGAGCTCAGGCTTTGATGAGTGGTTCAAACCCTATGCTGGGCTGTAACACTGGTGCCATAACTCCTGCAGGAATAAACCTGAGTGGCCTTCTACCCTCAGGAAGTCTGCTACCAAATGCATTGCCCGGTGCAATGCAGGCAACTTCTCAAGCAG GTGTTCCATTTGGCTTAAAAAATACTTCAAGTCTCAGGCCCCTAAATCTGCTTCAG CTTCCAGGTGGTTCACTCATTTTTAACActctgcagcagcagcaacagcagctctCTCAGTTTACACCACAACAACCTCAGCAACCCACAACTTCTAGTCCTCAACAGCCAGGGGAGCAG ggTTCTGAACAAGGTTCAACCAGCCAAGAACAGGCCTTATCTGCTCAGCACGCTGCTGTTATTAACCTTGCTGGAGTAGGAAGTTTTATGCAGTCACAGGCAGCTG CAGTTGCGATTCTTGCAGCATCAAATGGCtatggcagcagcagcagcacaaaCAGCTCAGCTACATCGTCATCGGCATACAGGCAGCCagtcaaaaagtaa